The genomic region TCATCACCTTCAGACGGTGGTCCCGCGCCGAGGAGGTTGCGGTACGGACCGCGCCGGAGGCCGGCAAGAGAAGCGGCGAGCCGATCGCGCAGGCTCCGGGCGCACCGAGCCAACCCGGCGTGCCGGGAAGAGGAGTTCCCATTGCCGGTGGCGCTTAGAATCCGCTCGCGGTCCCTGTCTATTCGTTTGAGTCCGTCATGGACACGCCGCTTGTCCTCCTCGAATCGATCCATCGCGTTGCGCAAGCGGCCCAGTTCGTCAGCGCTGCGAAGGACGGTGGCCTTGACAAACCAGTCCTCGCGACTGATCAGCTCTGCGAGTTCCTGATCTGTCGGCGGCGCTTCCAGCTTCAGGGTGGTGGCCAGGTCGGGCGTTCGAATCCGCTGCGGACCGTGGTACCCCTCGGTATACAGATAGGCCTCGCCCGGCGTTAGACGGGCGACCTCTTCCGTTTCGACCGGGCCGAAGAGCATCGCGCTACCCACGATCTCCCGATCGTCGGCGTCCACCAGGCGGAAGGCGAGCTTGCTACCGGTGTTCTTGATTACTTCGGGGGCGACGGCCGAAGGCAGCTGATCGATGATGATGATCGCAACTCCGAGAGCGCGCAACTCGGCCAGCATCCGGCATATGTACTCGGCGGCGAAGGCTTTGGGATCCGGGTTGTCTTCAGAGGGCGCCGCATCGCCGCTACGACCGACGACGTTGTGCGCCTCCTCAATGACTATGACAAACCGTGTGTCGCCGGAGAATCGCGGATGGGCCCGAACGTGCTCGCGCACGGCGGTGAGGAGAAAGAGGGTCACTAGGCATTTCAATTCCGGCGGAAGCGAGTCGAGTTCGAGGATGGAGTAAGACCGCATCAACTCGTCGATTCCCGGGACGTTGGTTCCGCACTGGAACATCCGGCCAATCGTTCGACGGATGAGCTTCCCGAGACGCACTTCCAACGCCGCCGCCAGGTCGGACTTGAGATCCGCGGAGTAGCTTTTCTCAGATAGAACGGCCTGCGCTGCAGCGCACAGATCATGCATGACCGGGAATGTATCTGGATCCGCCTGCTCGTCGTAAACACGCTCCAGCGCCTCGCCGAGAATCCCCGGCAAGGGGCCGGACATCGCCATGGCCGCCTGGAAGCAGACCAAGAGGTTCTCGATGTGTTCATCGCGAGCGATACCCTCCGGATGCCAAAGCGGATTAAGGCGAAACGGTGAAACGATCTCGACACCGGGCGTGTGGACCTTGAGTTGTTCTGCCAGCTCACGAGCGCCGGCGTCGTGGCTTCCCGACAGTGTCTTGAGAATGCGATACTGCGTGTTCGCAGTTTCGATAACCAGGAACGGCGTGCCGCGACGAGACAGTTGCAGCAGGGTGTTAAACGTGGACACGGTCTTGCCGCTGCCGGGAACGCCACTGATGAACCAGTGCTTGGGCAGGCCGTTATCGCGAATGCCGCGCAATACGCGCGATTCCGAGGCGCCAATATGCTGTCCATCGAATCCGACGGTGATGAGCCGATCATGCGGCACTTGGGGTGGGTCCGTATTGCGCCGGATGCAGCACGGCGATCCGTACGATGCGACCGGAAGACACCAGACTCCGGCCAATTCGTCTACGGTCGCGACGTGGCCGAGACGCGACAGCCCGCTATATGTGGAGGCGTGTACACCCAAGACGAGGTCGTGTGTCGGAAAGCCCAGTACCTGGTGGTCCCGAACCGCCTGAAGGGCCTGATCGAAGAGACATTCACCCTTACGACATGCAAAAAGCCTATAACTGCCGCCATCAAACGCGGATTCCGCAACAGTCGACACCAGAAGATGCGCTACTTCCGGCGTCTTCGCCAGGACACGAGCGTGGAACGCGAGATGGGGCTGTGACAGGGTCTCGTGAAAGCTGCGGCGCTGCCGCAGGATGTCGTCAGCGAGAGGATCCTTGTAGCGCAGGGGCATTACGGTCGATCGCCCGCGTCGTGCGTATCGGTCTTCTGGGCAGAACGGGTCGGGTTCCGCGCCGTCCTCCGCGTCGTTGAAATCACTGGAGCGGTTGATGGCCTGCAACCTGGCCAGATCCCGGGTATGTTCGGTTCGCTCGGTTCGGACGCAGGTCGGCTCGACACAGATGTCGATCAGTGCCGGCTCATTGAGGCGGCTTAGGACGGAGTCGAGCTTCATGCCATCATTACTGTGGGTCGGCGTGAACGGATCGATAGTGTAGTATACAGGCGGGATCCGCGGATTGAATTCCGCGGAGTGGAGGGGATCGACCGCCCCCTCAGCCCGCGCTATGTCATGGGCCGCCGCAAACACCTCCCAGGGTACGCTGCATTCCTCAACGGCTTGCAGGGTGTAAAGCTCCACCAACGCCGATGACTCGATAAGGGCTCGAAAGCTGGAGGCCGTCTCTTTCCGTGGAGCGTTGATGATCAGGAAGATAGCAAGTCGATCCTGCACGTTTCCGGACTTGGGCGCCGGAGTGAAGGCCAACCGCACGGACACCGCCACAGATTGCGGCGCTCTGGACGCCACAACCCGCAGCAGGTGCTCCTGCGCGCCTCGAACCGCCGAGGGCACGTCAGCGCGAGCGAGCAGCCGGTAGCGCGGGAAGGCCGAGTCCGGAAGATGGCCGACACGGTAGATCAACACGTGTGGCTTCATATCGCAGCCGCCTGCTCGGCAAACTCCGCCGCGTCGTCGCCGCTGACCTCCACGCCGTCTCTTGCAGCCGTCTCGCCGACGTAGTCTCCGCAGCACGGACATCCGGTGTTACGCGGCAGGTCGACGCCGTACCAACGAAGGACATGCATGCCATCGACGCTGCACTCCAGCGGTTCGAGGTTCTCGAAGTCCGTATCCTTTTCTCGGCGATTCAACCAGATGTACCATGGGGCCGAGAGATCCTCATCCAGTGACTTCAGCGTTGTCTCCTTGCCCTTCAGCAATTCCTGGATGACGAGTTTGACGACCATGAGGCTGATCGGGGCGATGTCCGTCGAGAGCCCCGGCTCGACGGCAACCGGACGATCCGAGTACGCTACCTCATCTGCTTGCTCCTGGTTGGATACCCGCTCATACGCCGCCTGCTCGGGTAGGGCCCCCAGAAAGCACTGGTAACAGGGAGACTCATGCGGCCGCACCCTGAGTACTTGCCCGCCGTGCGCACGCCGAAAGGCCGCCGCGATGATGCACGGCGTGTTCTCCTCCACGCAGAGCTTGTTTAGGATCACTCGGCTTTCGCGGTTGTCCGTAGCGATGACGACGACGTCCGCCCTGCGGATGATGCGACGAAGAAACTCCGTGTTGTTCCAGGAGACTTTACAATCCCAGGCACGCACCTCGGCGAACGGGTTCTTCTCCAGGATCATCTCCCGCATCACGTCGGTCTTGAGCCGTCCCACGTCGGAGATACCCGCCATGTGCCGGACCACATTACCGGTTTCAAGCCGATCGTGATCCATGATGTCGAAGTGCATGACTCCCTGTTTCGGCAGCTCCCAGGCAATGGGAGACCCGCCCGATCCCAGGCCGACGACGAAGACTGTTGCATCCGCGAGTGCGTCAGTCTCCAGCAGACCCTTGGCACGCGAGAACAGCTCTTCACGCACCGGAATCACGCAGACCGTCGCTGCCTTCCAGCCGTCGCCCGTCCGAACGAAGCCGAGGATCTCGTGGGGAGACTGCCCCATCGCTTCACCGGACGGTGACGTCCGCGGAGAGACAATGACCCTCACGCGATCGGTCGGCGCGCCGATCTCGGTGACGGCGATCCCCTGCCCGGGCGGGGCCCACTGGATCGTTGCAGGAAGCGCTCTGGACAGGTCTGTCTTCGCAATCCCGTTGTAGACCTTGCCGCCGTCCCTGCATTGGAGTGCCAAACGCCTGGGCTCGCGCGTGCTAAGCACGGTGTGAATCTGCTCACCGGGCAGTACGATGAACGGGACGCGCTCCTCCGGATCCGCAAACACGTCCATGTCCTCCGGCTTCACGGACAGGTACCTGTCCGGGTCCTTGCCATCCGTGACTTCCGCGTCGTCCACTCTTACGAGCCTGCGCAGGTCCTTACTGTAAACGATCCGCCCGCCGGCGGTGTTGCCGGTACGTACATCGTCCATGGCCTCACGAATCCTAGCTTCCTCAGTTTGCATTTTGGATTCTCTCCTTTTGTTTATCTATGAACTTCGCAATGCTCTCACCCGTACGCAAGTGCGCCGCATACGCTTCAATCCAGAGCATTCCACGCATAAAGATCGCAATCATGGTCATGCGTGCATCCCAACCGCTCATAAAGC from Phycisphaerae bacterium harbors:
- a CDS encoding ATP-binding protein, whose translation is MKPHVLIYRVGHLPDSAFPRYRLLARADVPSAVRGAQEHLLRVVASRAPQSVAVSVRLAFTPAPKSGNVQDRLAIFLIINAPRKETASSFRALIESSALVELYTLQAVEECSVPWEVFAAAHDIARAEGAVDPLHSAEFNPRIPPVYYTIDPFTPTHSNDGMKLDSVLSRLNEPALIDICVEPTCVRTERTEHTRDLARLQAINRSSDFNDAEDGAEPDPFCPEDRYARRGRSTVMPLRYKDPLADDILRQRRSFHETLSQPHLAFHARVLAKTPEVAHLLVSTVAESAFDGGSYRLFACRKGECLFDQALQAVRDHQVLGFPTHDLVLGVHASTYSGLSRLGHVATVDELAGVWCLPVASYGSPCCIRRNTDPPQVPHDRLITVGFDGQHIGASESRVLRGIRDNGLPKHWFISGVPGSGKTVSTFNTLLQLSRRGTPFLVIETANTQYRILKTLSGSHDAGARELAEQLKVHTPGVEIVSPFRLNPLWHPEGIARDEHIENLLVCFQAAMAMSGPLPGILGEALERVYDEQADPDTFPVMHDLCAAAQAVLSEKSYSADLKSDLAAALEVRLGKLIRRTIGRMFQCGTNVPGIDELMRSYSILELDSLPPELKCLVTLFLLTAVREHVRAHPRFSGDTRFVIVIEEAHNVVGRSGDAAPSEDNPDPKAFAAEYICRMLAELRALGVAIIIIDQLPSAVAPEVIKNTGSKLAFRLVDADDREIVGSAMLFGPVETEEVARLTPGEAYLYTEGYHGPQRIRTPDLATTLKLEAPPTDQELAELISREDWFVKATVLRSADELGRLRNAMDRFEEDKRRVHDGLKRIDRDRERILSATGNGNSSSRHAGLARCARSLRDRLAASLAGLRRGPYRNLLGAGPPSEGDDCGTGQLRAALVSRFETLIEPQTASLLNRLEELAGRPDRDQ
- a CDS encoding ThiF family adenylyltransferase; amino-acid sequence: MDDVRTGNTAGGRIVYSKDLRRLVRVDDAEVTDGKDPDRYLSVKPEDMDVFADPEERVPFIVLPGEQIHTVLSTREPRRLALQCRDGGKVYNGIAKTDLSRALPATIQWAPPGQGIAVTEIGAPTDRVRVIVSPRTSPSGEAMGQSPHEILGFVRTGDGWKAATVCVIPVREELFSRAKGLLETDALADATVFVVGLGSGGSPIAWELPKQGVMHFDIMDHDRLETGNVVRHMAGISDVGRLKTDVMREMILEKNPFAEVRAWDCKVSWNNTEFLRRIIRRADVVVIATDNRESRVILNKLCVEENTPCIIAAAFRRAHGGQVLRVRPHESPCYQCFLGALPEQAAYERVSNQEQADEVAYSDRPVAVEPGLSTDIAPISLMVVKLVIQELLKGKETTLKSLDEDLSAPWYIWLNRREKDTDFENLEPLECSVDGMHVLRWYGVDLPRNTGCPCCGDYVGETAARDGVEVSGDDAAEFAEQAAAI